In Stenotrophomonas sp. 610A2, one DNA window encodes the following:
- a CDS encoding alpha/beta hydrolase: MLETVEQETGASPEWSVIWLHGLGADGHDFAPIVPELVRPQWPAIRFVFPHAPKRPVSINNGMPMRAWYDIVSMDFRSRADAKGVAESVAQLEELIAREQARGIPAKRIVLAGFSQGGAIILSAGLKRSEPVAGLAALSTYLPEVDAAPSQLVDGAIAQPVFMAHGSADPVIPLQIAEHSAQVLKTLGFGVEWHRYQMAHQVCGEEIHALGDWLQARFAQI; the protein is encoded by the coding sequence ATGCTGGAAACAGTGGAGCAGGAAACCGGCGCGTCGCCGGAATGGTCGGTGATCTGGCTGCATGGCCTGGGTGCCGATGGCCATGATTTCGCGCCTATCGTGCCCGAGCTGGTGCGCCCGCAGTGGCCGGCGATCCGCTTCGTGTTCCCGCATGCGCCCAAGCGCCCGGTCAGCATCAACAACGGCATGCCGATGCGCGCCTGGTACGACATCGTCAGCATGGATTTCCGCAGCCGCGCCGATGCCAAGGGTGTCGCCGAATCGGTAGCGCAGCTGGAAGAGCTGATCGCCCGTGAACAGGCTCGCGGCATTCCCGCCAAGCGCATCGTGCTGGCCGGCTTCTCGCAGGGCGGGGCAATCATTTTGTCCGCCGGCCTCAAGCGCAGCGAGCCGGTAGCGGGCTTGGCAGCCTTGTCGACCTATCTGCCGGAAGTGGATGCCGCCCCGTCGCAGTTGGTCGACGGCGCTATCGCGCAACCGGTGTTCATGGCCCATGGCAGCGCTGATCCAGTGATTCCGCTGCAGATCGCCGAGCACAGCGCGCAGGTGCTCAAGACGCTGGGCTTCGGCGTGGAATGGCACCGTTACCAGATGGCCCACCAGGTCTGCGGCGAAGAGATCCACGCGCTGGGCGACTGGCTGCAGGCCCGTTTCGCGCAGATCTGA
- a CDS encoding LytR/AlgR family response regulator transcription factor, which yields MKVVIADDEPLARERLRALLAELAGVDVVGEAANGNDALQVCAQTQPDLVLLDIAMPGIDGLEVARHLARFEPRPAVVFCTAYDAHALSAFEAAAIDYLMKPVRGERLAAALERARTFIAGRANAAPAAATQPRRMLCARLRGSLRLVPVEDILYLQAEEKYVVVHHLRGEDLIEESLRSLEDEFSGRFIRIHRNCLIARDRLQEVRRTPAGQVQAVLRDVPHPLEISRRCVAGLKTEMERL from the coding sequence GTGAAGGTAGTAATCGCCGATGACGAGCCATTGGCACGCGAGCGTTTGCGCGCGCTGCTGGCCGAGCTTGCGGGGGTGGATGTGGTTGGCGAGGCTGCCAATGGCAACGACGCCTTGCAGGTCTGCGCGCAGACCCAGCCGGATCTGGTGTTGCTGGACATCGCCATGCCGGGCATCGACGGGCTGGAAGTTGCCCGTCACCTGGCGCGCTTCGAGCCGCGCCCGGCGGTGGTGTTCTGCACCGCCTACGACGCCCATGCCTTGTCGGCCTTCGAGGCGGCGGCAATCGATTACCTGATGAAGCCGGTGCGCGGCGAGCGCCTGGCCGCCGCGCTGGAACGTGCGCGCACCTTCATTGCCGGCCGCGCCAATGCCGCCCCGGCTGCGGCCACGCAACCGCGACGGATGCTGTGCGCGCGCCTGCGCGGCAGCCTGCGTCTGGTGCCGGTGGAAGACATCCTCTACCTGCAGGCCGAGGAAAAATACGTGGTGGTGCATCACCTGCGCGGCGAGGACCTGATCGAAGAGTCGCTGCGCTCGCTGGAGGACGAGTTCTCCGGGCGCTTCATCCGCATCCACCGCAACTGCCTGATCGCCCGCGACAGGCTGCAGGAAGTCCGCCGCACCCCGGCCGGGCAGGTGCAGGCGGTGCTGCGTGATGTGCCGCATCCGCTGGAAATCAGCCGCCGCTGTGTGGCCGGGCTGAAGACCGAGATGGAACGGCTGTGA
- the hemC gene encoding hydroxymethylbilane synthase: protein MSILRIATRKSPLALWQSEHVADRLRQAHPGLQVELVPMSTRGDEILDRSLAAIGGKGLFLKELELAMLRGEADCAVHSLKDVPMELEAPFVLPAILTRADSADAFVSNTYASLDALPQGACVGTSSLRRQAQLRALRPDLQSRDLRGNVNTRLAKLDAGEYDAIILACAGLERLELGARIRDRLVAPQWLPAPAQAAVAIECRQDDAGTIALLKALDDAATRTCVEAERAMNRALDGSCHVPVAGLAQWRGDDLWLQGLVGGVADGRAVRAQAQGPASDPEALGQEVARQLLAGGAGELLR from the coding sequence ATGAGCATCCTGCGTATCGCCACCCGAAAGAGCCCGCTTGCCCTGTGGCAGAGCGAACACGTCGCCGACCGCCTGCGCCAGGCCCATCCGGGGCTGCAGGTGGAGCTTGTGCCGATGAGCACGCGCGGCGATGAAATCCTCGACCGCTCGCTGGCGGCCATCGGCGGCAAGGGCCTGTTCCTGAAGGAGCTGGAGCTGGCGATGTTGCGCGGCGAAGCCGATTGCGCGGTGCATTCGCTCAAGGACGTACCGATGGAGCTGGAAGCGCCGTTCGTGCTGCCGGCCATCCTGACCCGCGCCGACTCGGCTGACGCTTTCGTCTCCAACACCTATGCGTCGCTGGATGCCTTGCCGCAGGGTGCCTGCGTCGGCACTTCTTCATTGCGCCGGCAGGCACAGCTGCGCGCATTGCGCCCGGACCTGCAGTCGCGCGACCTGCGCGGCAACGTCAACACCCGTCTGGCCAAGCTGGATGCCGGCGAATACGACGCCATCATCCTGGCCTGTGCTGGTCTGGAACGCCTGGAGTTGGGCGCACGCATCCGTGATCGCCTGGTCGCCCCGCAGTGGCTGCCGGCGCCCGCACAGGCGGCGGTGGCGATTGAGTGCCGACAGGACGATGCGGGCACGATCGCACTACTCAAGGCGCTGGACGATGCCGCCACCCGCACCTGCGTGGAAGCGGAGCGGGCGATGAACCGCGCGCTCGATGGCAGCTGCCATGTGCCGGTGGCTGGCTTGGCGCAGTGGCGTGGTGATGACCTGTGGTTGCAGGGCCTGGTCGGCGGTGTCGCCGATGGCCGCGCGGTACGTGCGCAGGCGCAAGGCCCGGCGAGCGACCCGGAAGCCCTGGGTCAGGAAGTCGCACGTCAGCTGCTGGCCGGCGGCGCGGGCGAGCTGTTGCGCTGA
- a CDS encoding DUF481 domain-containing protein yields the protein MSLRVSLMLPLLLAAPLAWADDASDLAAMTSPWSGSGGELGFASAHGNSTTESFNGRLKLRYTDDDWIHNMDLFGLRSSAEYTETSDDGSTRRKRQTTANRYTGSAGSALQLGEHRQLTATVRYESDDFATYDRQASFGLGYGTRLIDGERLILDTQIGPGVRRSHNADTDEDRTGLIGRGLFDLKYALTENTELVNSLLVESGSYNTFAQNDFGVSVSMNKHFALKAGWQARHNSDVAEDKRKTDTLTTMNVVYSFK from the coding sequence ATGTCCCTGCGTGTTTCCTTGATGCTGCCGTTGCTGCTGGCCGCCCCGCTGGCCTGGGCCGACGACGCCTCCGACCTTGCCGCCATGACCTCCCCATGGAGCGGCAGCGGCGGTGAGCTGGGCTTTGCCTCGGCCCACGGCAACAGCACCACCGAAAGCTTCAACGGCCGCCTGAAGCTGCGCTACACCGACGACGACTGGATCCACAACATGGATCTGTTCGGTCTGCGCTCCAGCGCCGAATACACCGAGACCTCGGACGACGGCAGCACCCGCCGCAAGCGCCAGACCACCGCCAATCGCTACACCGGCAGCGCCGGCAGTGCATTGCAGCTGGGCGAGCACCGCCAGCTCACCGCCACCGTGCGTTACGAAAGCGACGATTTCGCCACCTACGACCGCCAGGCCAGCTTCGGTCTGGGTTACGGCACGCGCCTGATCGATGGTGAGCGCCTGATCCTGGACACGCAGATCGGCCCGGGTGTGCGTCGTTCGCACAACGCCGATACCGACGAAGACCGCACCGGCCTGATTGGCCGCGGCCTGTTCGACCTGAAGTACGCGCTTACCGAGAACACCGAACTGGTGAATTCGCTGCTGGTGGAATCGGGCTCGTACAACACCTTCGCGCAGAACGACTTCGGCGTCTCGGTCAGCATGAACAAGCACTTCGCGCTGAAGGCCGGCTGGCAGGCCCGCCACAACAGCGACGTCGCCGAAGACAAGCGCAAGACCGACACCCTGACCACGATGAACGTGGTTTACAGCTTCAAGTAA
- a CDS encoding helix-turn-helix transcriptional regulator translates to MDRYERINALHRLLKSARYPVTVMRLQEELSCSRATVYRDLAFLRDALMAPVEGDGEAGFRYLSGESDRFELPGLWLSSEELHALLASQHLLSRTGGGVLSSMLAPLQQRIEGLLAAQAGASHWPVERVRVIPHRGRKLDEASFRTVASGVLERKQLSFEYRARSTDEATRRTVSPQRITHYRDNWYLDAWDHSREAVRSFAVDRIHQARLLDQPARDVADEELNEQLAASYGIFSGAPKGWATIVFSAKAARWVADEHWHSKQQGRFLADGRYELKVPYSVSRELLMDVLHYGSDAEIVEPQSLREQAKALLSLALSNYD, encoded by the coding sequence ATGGACCGCTATGAACGCATCAACGCGCTGCATCGTCTGCTCAAGTCCGCCCGCTATCCGGTAACGGTGATGCGGTTGCAGGAGGAGTTGAGCTGTTCCCGTGCCACGGTCTACCGCGACCTGGCCTTCCTGCGTGACGCGCTGATGGCGCCGGTGGAGGGCGATGGCGAGGCCGGGTTCCGCTACCTGAGTGGGGAGAGCGACCGTTTCGAGCTGCCAGGCTTGTGGCTGAGCTCGGAGGAGCTGCACGCCTTGCTGGCGTCGCAGCACTTGCTGTCGCGCACTGGCGGCGGGGTGTTGTCGTCGATGCTGGCGCCGCTGCAGCAGCGCATCGAGGGCTTGTTGGCCGCACAGGCTGGAGCCTCGCATTGGCCGGTGGAGCGGGTGCGGGTGATTCCGCACCGCGGCCGCAAGCTGGATGAAGCCAGTTTCCGTACGGTGGCCTCCGGTGTGCTGGAGCGCAAGCAGCTGTCCTTTGAATACCGCGCACGTTCCACCGATGAGGCAACCCGCCGCACGGTGTCACCGCAGCGGATTACCCATTACCGGGACAACTGGTACCTGGATGCCTGGGACCATAGTCGTGAGGCGGTACGCAGCTTCGCGGTGGATCGCATCCATCAGGCGCGGCTGCTGGACCAGCCGGCACGCGATGTCGCCGATGAGGAATTGAACGAGCAGTTGGCGGCCAGTTACGGCATTTTCTCGGGCGCACCGAAGGGCTGGGCGACCATCGTGTTCAGTGCCAAGGCCGCGCGCTGGGTGGCCGATGAGCATTGGCATTCCAAGCAGCAGGGCCGGTTCCTTGCTGATGGGCGCTATGAATTGAAGGTGCCGTACAGCGTGTCGCGCGAGCTGTTGATGGACGTGCTGCATTACGGCTCGGACGCGGAGATTGTGGAGCCGCAGTCCCTGCGTGAGCAGGCCAAGGCGTTGCTGTCGCTGGCGTTGAGTAATTACGACTGA
- the fabB gene encoding beta-ketoacyl-ACP synthase I encodes MRRVVITGMGITSCLGNDLDTVSSALRDSRPGIVALPDHAEAGLRSQIGGKVDIDLDAQVDRKLKRFMSDAASYSYISMRDAIADAGLDESQVSNVRTGLIAGSGGGSSEWQVEAADLLRNRGVRKVGPYMVPRTMCSTVSANLATAFSIKGLSYSLSAACATSAHCIGAAADLIRHGAQDVMFAGGGEDLHWSMSVMFDAMGALSTSFNETPATASRPYDANRDGFVIAGGAGMLVLEDYDHAVARGARIYAELVGYGVTSDGADMVAPSGEGAVRCMKMAMEGLDRPIDYLNTHGTSTPLGDVTELGAVRQVFGDAVPPLSSTKALSGHSLGAASVHEAIYCLLMMRDGFMAGSANIETLDERVEGFPILRKTQDAKLDTVMSNSFGFGGTNATLIFGRV; translated from the coding sequence ATGCGTCGTGTCGTCATTACCGGCATGGGCATCACGTCCTGCCTTGGCAACGATCTGGATACCGTCTCCAGCGCCCTGCGTGACAGCCGCCCCGGCATCGTCGCCCTGCCCGACCACGCCGAAGCCGGCCTGCGCAGCCAGATCGGCGGCAAGGTCGACATCGACCTGGACGCGCAGGTAGACCGCAAGCTCAAGCGTTTCATGAGCGATGCCGCGTCGTACAGCTACATTTCCATGCGCGATGCCATCGCCGATGCCGGCCTGGACGAAAGCCAGGTCAGCAACGTGCGTACCGGCCTGATCGCCGGCTCCGGCGGCGGCTCCAGCGAATGGCAGGTTGAAGCGGCCGATCTGCTGCGCAACCGTGGCGTACGCAAGGTAGGCCCGTACATGGTGCCGCGCACGATGTGCTCGACCGTGTCGGCCAACCTGGCCACCGCCTTCAGCATCAAGGGCCTGAGCTACTCGCTGTCGGCCGCCTGCGCCACCTCGGCACATTGCATCGGCGCTGCCGCCGACCTGATCCGCCATGGCGCCCAGGACGTGATGTTTGCCGGTGGCGGTGAAGACCTGCATTGGTCGATGAGCGTGATGTTCGACGCCATGGGCGCACTGTCCACCAGCTTCAACGAAACGCCGGCCACCGCGTCGCGCCCGTACGACGCCAACCGCGACGGCTTCGTCATCGCTGGCGGCGCCGGCATGCTGGTACTGGAAGACTACGACCACGCCGTGGCCCGTGGTGCACGCATCTATGCCGAACTGGTTGGTTACGGTGTGACTTCCGACGGTGCCGACATGGTTGCCCCGTCCGGCGAAGGCGCGGTGCGCTGCATGAAGATGGCGATGGAAGGCCTGGACCGTCCGATCGATTATCTGAACACCCACGGCACCTCGACGCCGCTGGGCGACGTGACCGAGCTCGGTGCGGTGCGCCAGGTGTTCGGTGACGCCGTGCCGCCGCTGTCGTCGACCAAGGCGCTGTCGGGCCACTCGCTGGGCGCTGCCAGCGTGCACGAGGCGATCTACTGCCTGCTGATGATGCGTGATGGCTTCATGGCTGGCTCGGCGAACATCGAAACCCTGGACGAGCGTGTGGAAGGCTTCCCGATTCTGCGCAAGACGCAGGATGCGAAGCTGGACACGGTGATGTCGAACAGCTTCGGCTTTGGCGGCACCAATGCAACGCTGATCTTCGGCCGGGTTTGA
- the fabA gene encoding 3-hydroxyacyl-[acyl-carrier-protein] dehydratase FabA, which translates to MTRLHAFSRDQLLASARGELFGPNKGRLPNDPMLMFDRITEIREDGGAHGKGMIRAELDIRPDLWFFGCHFIGDPVMPGCLGLDAMWQLTGFYLTWFGAEGRGRALGCGEVKFTGQVLPSAKLVQYEIDVSRVINRKLVMAQTDARMLVDGREIYTAKDLRVGLFTSTESF; encoded by the coding sequence ATGACCCGTCTGCATGCTTTCTCGCGCGACCAGCTGCTGGCCAGCGCGCGTGGCGAACTTTTCGGCCCGAACAAAGGCCGTCTCCCCAATGACCCGATGCTGATGTTCGACCGCATCACCGAGATCCGCGAGGACGGTGGCGCACACGGCAAGGGCATGATCCGGGCCGAGCTGGATATCCGTCCTGACCTGTGGTTCTTCGGCTGCCACTTCATCGGCGACCCGGTGATGCCCGGCTGCCTGGGCCTGGATGCCATGTGGCAGCTGACCGGCTTCTATCTCACCTGGTTCGGCGCAGAAGGCCGCGGCCGTGCGCTGGGCTGTGGCGAGGTCAAGTTCACCGGCCAGGTGCTGCCCAGCGCCAAGCTGGTGCAGTACGAAATCGATGTCTCGCGCGTGATCAACCGCAAGCTGGTGATGGCACAGACCGACGCCCGCATGCTGGTCGACGGCCGCGAGATCTATACCGCCAAGGACCTGCGCGTAGGTCTGTTCACCTCAACCGAGAGCTTCTGA
- the dinB gene encoding DNA polymerase IV → MSQQRKIIHVDMDAFYASVEQRDDPGLRGRPVVVAWRGARSVVCAASYEARKFGVRSAMPALRAERLCPDAVFVPPDFARYKAVSRQIREIFLQHTPLVEPLSLDEAFLDVTESPSCDGIATEIARTIRAQIRETTGLTASAGIAPNKFLAKVASDWRKPDGQFVVPPSKVEQFLTPLPVKRVPGVGKVMEGKLSALGIVTVGDLRALPLEQLQALFGSFGAGLYRRARGIDERPVEPDQPVQSISSEDTFAEDLHMGEFDEAITQLAERTWRATGRTERIGHTVVLKLKTAQFRILTRSYTPDTPPSSVEDLRDIALALCQRVQLPADTRYRLVGVGLSGFRDREELVIQGDLFRGISLD, encoded by the coding sequence TTGAGCCAACAACGCAAGATCATCCACGTCGACATGGACGCCTTCTATGCGTCCGTGGAGCAACGTGATGACCCCGGTTTGCGCGGGAGGCCGGTTGTGGTGGCCTGGCGCGGGGCGCGTTCGGTGGTCTGCGCGGCCTCTTACGAAGCCCGTAAATTCGGGGTGCGTTCGGCGATGCCGGCGCTGCGCGCCGAGCGCCTGTGCCCGGATGCGGTATTCGTGCCGCCGGACTTTGCCCGCTACAAGGCGGTGTCGCGGCAGATCCGCGAGATTTTCCTGCAGCACACCCCGCTGGTGGAGCCGCTGTCGCTGGATGAGGCCTTCCTCGACGTCACCGAATCGCCGAGCTGCGACGGTATCGCCACCGAGATCGCACGTACCATCCGCGCGCAGATCCGCGAGACCACCGGCTTGACCGCCTCGGCAGGCATCGCCCCGAACAAGTTCCTGGCCAAGGTGGCCTCGGACTGGCGCAAGCCCGATGGCCAGTTCGTGGTGCCGCCGTCGAAGGTGGAGCAGTTCCTGACGCCCTTGCCGGTCAAGCGGGTGCCGGGCGTGGGCAAGGTGATGGAAGGCAAGCTGTCGGCGCTGGGCATTGTCACCGTCGGTGATCTGCGCGCGCTGCCGCTTGAACAACTGCAGGCCTTGTTCGGCAGTTTTGGCGCGGGTTTGTACCGGCGCGCGCGTGGCATCGACGAGCGGCCGGTGGAACCGGACCAGCCGGTGCAGTCGATTTCTTCCGAGGATACCTTCGCCGAAGACCTGCACATGGGCGAGTTCGACGAAGCGATCACCCAGTTGGCCGAGCGCACCTGGCGTGCAACCGGGCGTACCGAGCGCATCGGTCACACCGTCGTGCTGAAGTTGAAGACCGCGCAGTTCCGCATTCTCACCCGCAGCTATACACCGGATACCCCGCCAAGCTCGGTTGAAGACCTGCGCGACATCGCCCTGGCCTTGTGCCAGCGCGTGCAGTTGCCGGCGGATACGCGCTATCGCCTGGTCGGCGTGGGCTTGTCGGGCTTCCGTGATCGCGAAGAGCTGGTGATCCAGGGTGATTTGTTTCGCGGCATCTCGCTGGATTGA
- the gph gene encoding phosphoglycolate phosphatase (PGP is an essential enzyme in the glycolate salvage pathway in higher organisms (photorespiration in plants). Phosphoglycolate results from the oxidase activity of RubisCO in the Calvin cycle when concentrations of carbon dioxide are low relative to oxygen. This enzyme is a member of the Haloacid Dehalogenase (HAD) superfamily of aspartate-nucleophile hydrolase enzymes (PF00702).): protein MAITALVFDLDGTLVDSAGDIAEAVNLTLEELALPRVSEATVRSWIGEGVRNLVSTALANAGSALTLEEVMSVFMGHYKACLLRSPRLYDGVGEALTALQARGLPMAICTNKPAAMVAPLLQHLGIAGFFAHIIGGDSLPQRKPAAEPLLHVAGLLQQPVVDCLMVGDSGTDLGAANNAGMPIVLVRYGYSRDLDLDAAEAVAVIDDMRELVAIVA, encoded by the coding sequence GTGGCGATTACGGCCTTGGTGTTCGATTTGGATGGCACGCTGGTGGACAGCGCAGGTGATATCGCCGAGGCAGTGAACCTCACATTGGAAGAGCTGGCGTTGCCGCGCGTCTCCGAGGCGACGGTACGCAGCTGGATAGGCGAGGGTGTACGCAATCTGGTGTCCACCGCATTGGCGAACGCAGGCAGTGCGTTGACGTTGGAAGAGGTGATGTCGGTTTTCATGGGCCATTACAAGGCCTGCCTGCTGCGCAGCCCGCGCCTCTACGACGGCGTTGGTGAGGCCTTGACCGCATTGCAGGCCCGCGGCCTGCCGATGGCGATCTGCACCAACAAGCCGGCGGCGATGGTTGCGCCCTTGTTGCAGCATCTGGGCATTGCTGGCTTCTTCGCGCACATCATTGGTGGCGATTCCTTGCCGCAGCGCAAGCCTGCAGCGGAGCCGCTGTTGCATGTGGCAGGCTTGCTGCAGCAGCCGGTGGTGGATTGCCTGATGGTTGGTGATTCGGGCACCGATCTGGGCGCGGCCAACAATGCCGGCATGCCGATCGTGCTGGTGCGCTATGGCTATTCGCGCGACCTGGATCTGGATGCGGCTGAAGCAGTGGCGGTGATCGACGATATGCGTGAGTTGGTGGCGATCGTCGCGTAG
- a CDS encoding TonB-dependent siderophore receptor: protein MSRRSSSRLSARALLSRHPLSAALALSALLAGPALAEGAAPATDIDTVHVTAEQIAKQALGSSVITSVDLERLPPANDLSEVIRRMPGINLTGNTASGSYGNFRQIDIRGMGPENTLILIDGRPVSSRDSVRMGRSGERNSRGDSNWVPAEAVERIEVLRGPAAARYGSGASGGVVNIITKKPTGDLTGSLTLYGSQAEHSDEGDSERVGFQLSGPLSEQLSFRLFGNVNKTEPDALSLNEKFATGVTPPAGREGVRNRDISGLLRYDINDNHVLELDASVSRQGNIYSGERGVSSDGFERLNALYGAETNVMLRRSFGLTHRGSYDWGTSRITAAYDDTDNTRLNEGLAGGPEGSITEGATFSTSELTSTRVDGEINVPLNWGGIEQVATLGFEYRDMELNDPYSVTQTSSSGGGIPGYDGVRTGKSDQQFAAVFVEDNLYIGERWTLTPGLRFDHHSQFGNNLSPSLNVQFKLAEDWAIKGGIARAFKAPNLYQANPDYLYYTRGNGCPVLSPNQGSGCYVMGNANLDPETSINKEIGIEWAPDNGWHASVTYFHNDYKDKIVAGQDRIGITNDTKGQVFQWTNAPEAIIRGVEGNVKVPLIGGGDVLSWNTNVTWMIENVDKTTDQPLSIIPEYTVNTFLDWQVNAQLSFMLTGTFYGKQESATQASTTGAALPPDTRAAYDLWSLGGQYRITPKVRVGGGINNLFDKRLFREGTTSTSATGAGAATYNEPGRSYWVNLTVGF, encoded by the coding sequence ATGTCCCGTCGTTCGTCGTCGCGGTTGTCCGCGCGTGCCTTGTTGTCCCGCCATCCCCTTTCCGCTGCGCTGGCATTGAGCGCCTTGCTCGCCGGTCCGGCACTGGCCGAAGGCGCGGCACCGGCGACCGACATCGACACCGTGCACGTCACCGCCGAACAGATCGCCAAGCAGGCACTGGGCAGCTCGGTGATCACCTCTGTCGATCTGGAACGCCTGCCGCCGGCCAACGATCTGTCTGAAGTGATCCGGCGCATGCCCGGCATCAACCTGACCGGCAATACCGCATCCGGCTCCTACGGCAATTTCCGTCAGATCGACATCCGCGGCATGGGCCCGGAAAACACCTTGATCCTGATCGATGGTCGCCCGGTCAGTTCGCGTGATTCGGTACGCATGGGCCGCAGCGGCGAGCGCAACAGCCGCGGCGACAGCAACTGGGTGCCGGCCGAAGCGGTCGAGCGCATCGAAGTGCTGCGTGGTCCGGCCGCTGCACGTTACGGCTCGGGTGCTTCCGGTGGTGTGGTCAACATCATCACCAAGAAGCCGACCGGCGACCTGACCGGCTCGCTGACCTTGTACGGCAGCCAGGCCGAGCACAGTGACGAAGGCGACAGCGAGCGCGTCGGCTTCCAGTTGTCCGGTCCGTTGAGCGAACAGCTGTCGTTCCGCCTGTTCGGCAACGTCAACAAGACCGAGCCGGATGCCTTGTCGCTCAATGAGAAGTTCGCCACCGGCGTGACGCCGCCAGCCGGCCGCGAAGGTGTGCGCAACCGCGATATCAGCGGCCTGCTGCGCTATGACATCAACGACAACCATGTGCTGGAACTGGATGCCAGCGTCAGCCGCCAGGGCAATATCTACTCCGGCGAGCGCGGCGTCAGCAGTGACGGCTTCGAGCGCTTGAATGCGCTGTATGGCGCGGAAACCAATGTGATGCTGCGCCGCTCGTTCGGCCTGACCCATCGCGGCAGCTACGACTGGGGCACCTCACGCATCACCGCGGCCTATGACGACACCGACAATACCCGCTTGAATGAGGGCCTGGCCGGCGGCCCGGAAGGTTCGATCACCGAAGGTGCGACCTTCTCCACCTCCGAGCTGACCTCCACCCGCGTCGACGGCGAGATCAATGTGCCGCTGAACTGGGGCGGCATCGAGCAGGTCGCAACGCTGGGCTTCGAGTACCGCGACATGGAACTCAACGATCCCTACTCGGTGACCCAGACCTCCAGTAGCGGTGGCGGCATCCCAGGTTACGACGGCGTGCGCACCGGCAAGAGCGACCAGCAGTTCGCGGCGGTATTCGTCGAGGACAACCTGTACATCGGCGAGCGCTGGACGCTGACCCCCGGGTTGCGCTTCGATCACCATTCGCAGTTCGGCAACAACCTCAGTCCCAGCCTCAATGTGCAGTTCAAGCTGGCCGAGGATTGGGCGATCAAGGGCGGCATCGCGCGTGCGTTCAAAGCGCCCAACCTCTATCAGGCCAACCCGGACTATCTCTATTACACGCGTGGCAATGGCTGCCCGGTGCTGAGCCCGAACCAAGGCTCTGGCTGCTACGTGATGGGTAATGCCAACCTCGATCCGGAAACCAGCATCAACAAGGAAATCGGCATCGAGTGGGCGCCGGACAACGGCTGGCATGCCTCGGTTACCTATTTCCACAACGACTACAAGGACAAGATCGTTGCCGGCCAGGACCGCATCGGCATCACCAATGACACCAAGGGTCAGGTGTTCCAGTGGACCAATGCGCCGGAGGCCATCATCCGTGGCGTCGAAGGCAACGTGAAGGTGCCGCTGATCGGCGGTGGCGATGTGCTGTCGTGGAATACCAATGTCACCTGGATGATCGAGAATGTCGACAAGACCACCGATCAGCCGCTGTCCATCATTCCCGAGTACACCGTAAACACCTTCCTGGATTGGCAGGTCAATGCGCAGTTGTCGTTCATGCTGACCGGCACCTTCTACGGCAAGCAGGAATCGGCGACGCAGGCCAGCACCACCGGTGCGGCATTGCCGCCGGATACGCGCGCTGCCTATGACTTGTGGAGCCTGGGTGGGCAGTACCGGATCACGCCGAAGGTGCGCGTCGGTGGTGGTATCAACAACCTGTTCGACAAGCGTCTGTTCCGCGAAGGCACCACCAGCACCAGCGCCACCGGTGCGGGTGCTGCCACTTACAACGAGCCCGGCCGCAGCTACTGGGTGAACCTGACCGTCGGCTTCTGA